The Pyrus communis chromosome 2, drPyrComm1.1, whole genome shotgun sequence genome includes a window with the following:
- the LOC137727108 gene encoding uncharacterized protein, with translation MVSKIVKKSANRRRNRGKSSAKKAAVAASSAVLASLFTCPRRLVKLFAKLARIGTPNRHKGFKILKKAQVHEGEPESEPGSGNPLCRKLLFEPPLPPLFYPETMTVILDLDETLVHAQADPPPEKFDFIVRPKIDGIEMNFYVLKRPGVDELLEKLGAMYEVVVFTAGLREYASLVLDRLDRKRAISHRLYRDACKEVDGKFVKDLSGLGRDLSRVVIVDDNPNSYLFQPENAVPVRPFVEDMADRELGRLVEFFEGLDCEDMRDAVKKFVGCGGGGDGGGSKDGKAV, from the coding sequence ATGGTGTCCAAGATTGTGAAGAAGAGCGCCAACAGGCGACGCAATCGAGGAAAGTCCTCGGCCAAGAAGGCGGCAGTCGCGGCCTCCTCCGCCGTGCTGGCCTCCCTCTTCACTTGCCCGCGCCGCCTAGTCAAGCTCTTTGCGAAACTTGCGCGAATTGGCACTCCGAACCGCCACAAGGGCTTCAAGATCCTCAAGAAAGCCCAAGTCCATGAAGGGGAGCCGGAATCCGAACCTGGATCGGGAAACCCGCTCTGCCGCAAGCTCTTGTTCGAGCCGCCCCTTCCGCCGCTTTTCTATCCGGAGACGATGACGGTGATTCTCGATCTGGATGAGACGTTGGTGCACGCACAGGCCGACCCGCCTCCGGAGAAGTTCGATTTCATAGTGCGGCCGAAGATCGACGGAATCGAGATGAATTTTTATGTTCTTAAGCGGCCCGGAGTGGACGAGTTGTTGGAGAAGTTAGGGGCGATGTACGAGGTGGTGGTGTTCACGGCAGGGTTGAGAGAGTACGCGTCGCTGGTGCTGGACCGGTTGGACCGGAAACGGGCGATTTCGCACCGGCTCTATCGGGACGCGTGTAAAGAAGTGGACGGGAAGTTCGTGAAGGACTTGTCCGGGCTGGGGAGGGACTTGAGCCGGGTGGTGATTGTGGATGACAATCCCAATTCGTACCTCTTTCAACCGGAGAATGCTGTTCCGGTCCGACCGTTTGTGGAGGACATGGCGGACCGGGAACTGGGGAGATTGGTGGAGTTCTTTGAAGGGTTGGATTGTGAGGACATGAGGGACGCTGTGAAGAAATTTGTTGGCTGCGGCGGCGGAGGCGACGGCGGTGGATCAAAAGACGGCAAAGCAGTGTGA
- the LOC137725928 gene encoding uncharacterized protein, producing MEGPHKLNSDVEAEDLASRVSDFSLRGDTSHSNFHSPLNDGVVNHGERNRNADQIMTESRECDAGNHGNENGEQKKYFYYDAPVSEETGVWIPVSVPPMWEAEHDGWGKGFYSNGGYLPESDMGWGQYIGDEKELTMWDVMVEMLLAARGKVSSLASADTYGCKLSWMSDNLLDQAWKEMAQTLTDANFANVRELIEADPPKWLANSSASACMLCGVHFHPIMCSRHHCRFCGGIFCGDCSKGRSLMPAKFRVADPQRVCDVCCVRLESVQPYLMDQVSHAAQVPTQDLTDLSTLRSWVNIPWGQSMEYEIYKAANTIRAYKKVCSLRPEKSIPDTILRQAKGLAIITAVKVGAMVTYHIGTGVVIARREDGSWSPPSAVSTFGLGWGAQAGGELTDFIIILRTSEAVKTFSGNVHLSVGAGLSAAIGIVGRAVEADLRAGDGGYTACYTYSCSKGAFVGCSLEGSIVTTRTKVNSRFYGSQSITASEVLLGSLPQPPAASTLYRALADLYQKIEQCPQIVH from the exons ATGGAGGGCCCCCATAAACTGAATTCTGACGTTGAGGCGGAGGATTTGGCTTCTAGGGTTTCGGATTTTTCACTTCGCGGCGACACCTCCCACTCGAATTTCCATTCTCCGCTG AATGATGGAGTTGTTAATCATGGAGAGCGGAATCGTAACGCTGATCAAATAATGACAGAATCTAGGGAATGTGATGCTGGGAATCACGGGAACGAGAATGGGGAGCAAAAGAAATACTTTTATTATGATGCTCCCGTTTCTGAAGAAACCGGGGTTTGGATACCTGTTTCTGTTCCGCCTATGTGGGAAGCTGAGCATGATGGGTGGGGCAAAGGTTTCTACTCTAATGGAGGATACTTGCCTGAGAGTGACATGGGTTGGGGCCAGTATATTGGGGATGAAAAGGAGCTGACTATGTGGGATGTGATGGTAGAAATGTTGCTTGCAGCCCGTGGGAAAGTAAGTTCATTAGCTTCAGCTGATACATACGGATGTAAACTTTCGTGGATGTCTGATAATCTCCTTGATCAAGCATGGAAAGAAATGGCCCAAACACTCACTGATGCAAATTTTGCTAATGTAAGAGAACTCATTGAAGCTGATCCCCcaaaatggttggccaatagtTCTGCTTCTGCTTGTATGCTGTGTGGTGTGCATTTTCATCCAATCATGTGTTCTAGGCATCACTGTCGGTTCTGTGGAGGAATATTTTGTGGTGACTGCTCTAAGGGAAGGAGTTTGATGCCGGCTAAGTTTCGTGTTGCAGATCCCCAACGAGTCTGTGATGTATGCTGTGTACGACTAGAGTCTGTCCAGCCGTACTTAATGGACCAAGTAAGCCATGCAGCCCAGGTGCCAACCCAAGATCTTACAGATCTTAGTACTTTGAGGTCATGGGTTAATATTCCTTGGGGACAGTCCATGGAGTATGAGATATACAAGGCGGCAAATACAATTCGTGCTTATAAGAAG GTGTGTTCACTAAGGCCTGAGAAGTCAATTCCAGATACCATTCTGAGACAAGCAAAAGGCCTTGCAATAATCACTGCTGTGAAAGTTGGAGCTATGGTTACCTACCATATCGGTACAGGAGTTGTGATTGCTCGTAGAGAAGATGGCTCCTGGTCTCCACCATCTGCTGTTTCTACATTTGGTTTAGGCTGGGGAGCTCAG GCTGGAGGGGAGTTGACAGACTTCATCATTATTTTGAGAACAAGTGAAGCTGTAAAGACATTCAGTGGTAATGTGCATCTATCAGTTGGAGCTGGCTTGAGTGCTGCAATTGGCATTGTTGGAAGGGCAGTTGAAGCTGATCTTCGAGCCGGTGATGGTGGTTACACTGCTTGTTATACATACAGCTGCAGTAAAG gtgcatttgttGGATGTTCACTTGAAGGTAGCATTGTAACCACCCGCACGAAAGTGAATTCTCGATTTTATGGCAGCCAGTCAATAACTGCATCAGAAGTTCTTCTTGGCTCGTTGCCTCAACCCCCTGCTGCTTCTACGCTCTATCGTGCTCTTGCAGATCTATATCAGAAGATCGAGCAGTGTCCCCAAATCGTTCACTGA
- the LOC137724089 gene encoding uncharacterized protein yields MVSKILKKTAVDKNPTSTKGCRGTRQRHRCSRSVIKAAAAASSIVLTRIGSKGFKIIQKTQTREGQPESELSRERRPLPPLTSPEKRTVFLDLDETLVHSVTGPPPKRFDFVVRPMIRGKVMTFYVVKRPGADEFLEKLGNKYEVVVFTAGLREYAMLVLDRLNRKRVISHRLFRDTCTEVNGRFVKDLAIQGRDLSRLVIVDDNPNAYSFQPENAIPILPFVDDVADRELRRVLEFFEDEEVRCCDDIRDAVRRFVGDDESMTSSDDDDDGLELEEMMDAKCKLPVLMVSSKAREIMSRREFHPFGMLPILGFRTRMVVMFCLFLLLLHVLCFRTGSVHTFF; encoded by the coding sequence atggtgtCCAAGATTTTGAAGAAAACCGCAGTCGACAAAAATCCCACGTCCACCAAGGGGTGTCGTGGCACAAGGCAGCGCCACCGCTGCAGCCGCTCCGTTATAAAGGCCGCAGCTGCTGCCTCCTCTATCGTGCTGACCCGCATTGGCTCCAAAGGATTTAAGATCATTCAAAAAACCCAAACCCGAGAGGGTCAACCTGAATCCGAATTATCCCGGGAACGCCGTCCGCTCCCACCACTGACTTCGCCGGAGAAGCGGACCGTGTTTCTGGATCTGGATGAGACACTGGTCCATTCCGTGACGGGCCCGCCTCCCAAGAGATTTGACTTCGTCGTACGGCCGATGATTCGCGGCAAAGTAATGACTTTCTACGTCGTGAAGCGTCCTGGCGCGGACGAGTTTTTGGAGAAATTAGGAAACAAGTACGAGGTGGTGGTGTTCACGGCCGGGTTGCGCGAGTACGCGATGCTGGTGCTCGACCGGTTGAACCGGAAGCGGGTGATTTCGCACCGGCTATTCAGGGACACGTGTACGGAGGTGAATGGGAGGTTCGTGAAGGACCTGGCAATTCAGGGGAGGGACCTGAGCCGGCTGGTGATTGTCGACGACAACCCCAACGCGTACAGCTTCCAGCCCGAGAACGCAATCCCAATCCTGCCGTTTGTGGACGACGTGGCCGACCGGGAGCTGAGGAGGGTGCTGGAGTTCTTCGAGGACGAGGAGGTTCGCTGCTGCGACGACATTAGGGACGCTGTGAGGCGGTTTGTTGGGGATGACGAGTCGATGACGTCATCagacgacgacgacgatggGTTGGAGTTGGAGGAGATGATGGATGCCAAGTGTAAGCTCCCGGTGCTGATGGTTTCATCAAAAGCGCGGGAAATCATGAGTCGACGTGAATTTCACCCATTTGGTATGCTACCCATTTTAGGGTTTCGGACGAGGATGGTGGTGATGTTCTGTTTGTTTCTGCTACTTCTTCATGTGTTGTGCTTTCGCACAGGATCAGTTCACACATTTTTCTAA